In Corynebacterium guangdongense, one DNA window encodes the following:
- a CDS encoding FxsA family protein gives MPFLLVFLYVIAEVLAFVGMSSWLGFGWALLLMIALMGGGSVLAAAQLRRPRGTPMEQAATTGILMVAMLLSAIPGYLTSMLAWLLIIPLSRQLLMNLIAKKIKVQMEDFGARLYQRSPMAQQQDFYGSFITPQGARPDGATPDSSVIDEDEIRQWTRDVSPEDFNNGESK, from the coding sequence ATGCCGTTTTTGCTGGTCTTTCTCTACGTCATCGCCGAGGTCCTCGCCTTCGTGGGCATGTCCTCCTGGCTCGGATTCGGATGGGCGCTACTGCTCATGATCGCACTGATGGGCGGCGGCTCCGTCCTCGCCGCCGCCCAGCTGCGCCGCCCCCGCGGCACCCCGATGGAGCAGGCGGCCACGACCGGCATCCTCATGGTCGCCATGCTGCTGTCCGCCATCCCCGGCTATCTGACCAGTATGCTGGCATGGCTGCTCATCATTCCGCTGAGCCGACAGCTGCTGATGAACCTCATCGCCAAGAAGATCAAGGTCCAGATGGAAGACTTCGGCGCCCGCCTCTACCAGCGCTCGCCGATGGCCCAGCAGCAGGACTTCTACGGATCCTTCATCACCCCCCAGGGAGCGCGCCCGGACGGCGCGACGCCGGACTCCTCGGTCATCGACGAGGATGAGATCCGTCAGTGGACCCGGGACGTCAGCCCCGAGGACTTCAACAACGGAGAATCCAAGTAG
- a CDS encoding lipase family protein, with product MSRPWRAGTTRRLARTLLPLLHDTLSGGARRALGLAPMPWRDEERRDGARSPSFGSATWVTGLKPGSLLRSRRMRTVGLAGSLNPADSLRFEYVTSDSSGRLITATGALFQPKVRTGVVVAFAPSTQGVARHCDPSLSCTVGANAWRRAPYDLVVTYEQPTINYLVAAGCQVILTDYPRDPTLGVQLYCDHPSSARALADAVRACREFGVDDSTLGLWGFSQGGGAAGKLLEEPDYAPDVRPRAAVIGAPPSDLHAVLRHVDGSMVTGVIAYTVAGLMVTSPEILAEVLDQLNDHGLNELIANAALCAGGSVASSGWTSTASWSRDGRPLAEVAEDLPYTMAEIRRRRLGAAAPEVPVRLWGSLHDDIVPFATVSQVHRSWMALGAGTTLEWQTRTLPNIPGRTGLNHFAPYFQGLTDDVGWLLEQVRR from the coding sequence ATGAGCAGACCCTGGCGAGCCGGCACCACGCGACGCCTCGCCCGCACCCTGCTCCCCCTGCTGCATGACACGCTCAGCGGCGGCGCCCGTCGCGCCCTCGGCCTGGCGCCGATGCCCTGGCGTGACGAGGAGAGACGCGACGGCGCGCGCAGCCCCTCCTTCGGCTCCGCGACCTGGGTGACGGGCCTGAAGCCGGGCAGCCTCCTGCGGTCCCGGCGGATGCGCACCGTCGGCCTGGCGGGCAGTCTCAACCCCGCCGACAGCCTCCGCTTCGAGTACGTCACCAGCGACTCCTCCGGCCGTCTGATCACCGCGACGGGCGCGCTCTTCCAGCCGAAGGTGCGCACGGGCGTTGTCGTCGCCTTCGCCCCGTCGACCCAGGGCGTGGCTCGCCACTGCGATCCCTCACTGAGCTGCACCGTGGGCGCCAACGCCTGGCGGCGCGCCCCGTACGACCTGGTCGTCACCTATGAGCAGCCGACGATCAACTATCTCGTCGCCGCCGGTTGCCAGGTCATCCTCACCGACTATCCGCGGGATCCGACGCTCGGGGTGCAGCTCTACTGCGACCACCCCTCCAGCGCCCGCGCGCTTGCCGACGCCGTCCGCGCCTGCCGGGAGTTCGGCGTCGACGACTCCACGCTCGGGCTGTGGGGATTCTCCCAGGGCGGGGGAGCGGCCGGCAAGCTGCTGGAGGAGCCGGACTACGCCCCCGACGTGCGCCCGCGGGCGGCGGTCATCGGCGCGCCACCCTCGGATCTGCACGCGGTGCTCCGCCACGTCGACGGCTCCATGGTCACCGGCGTCATCGCCTATACGGTGGCCGGGCTCATGGTCACCTCCCCGGAGATTCTCGCGGAGGTCCTCGACCAGCTCAATGACCACGGACTGAATGAGCTCATCGCCAACGCCGCGCTCTGCGCCGGCGGCTCGGTGGCCTCCTCCGGATGGACCTCCACCGCATCCTGGTCGAGGGACGGCCGGCCGCTGGCGGAGGTGGCCGAGGATCTGCCGTACACGATGGCGGAGATACGGCGCCGTCGGCTGGGGGCGGCCGCTCCCGAGGTCCCGGTGCGGTTGTGGGGATCGCTGCACGACGACATCGTCCCCTTCGCCACGGTGTCCCAGGTCCACCGCTCCTGGATGGCGCTCGGGGCGGGGACGACGCTGGAGTGGCAGACCCGCACGCTGCCGAACATTCCGGGACGCACGGGCCTCAACCATTTCGCACCGTATTTCCAGGGACTGACCGACGACGTCGGCTGGTTGCTGGAGCAGGTGCGCAGGTAG
- a CDS encoding SDR family oxidoreductase → MILLLGGTSDIGTETVQRLCQGRTVVAAARRPEAVPDFPGAASRHVLPFDAADLTGHRRLVEEAERTAGEKVDIAVVAFGILGDQARAEADEAHAAEIATVDYTAQVSMLTVLADHMDSGDIVAFSSVAGWRARRANYVYGSTKAGLDAFCQGLSDRLHGTDLRLYVARPGFVIGSMTEGMTPAPMSVTPAQVAEAVVARVRAGRPGTFWVPGALRVLAGVMRLVPRPIWRHMPR, encoded by the coding sequence ATGATTCTCCTGCTTGGTGGCACCAGTGACATTGGGACCGAGACCGTGCAGCGCCTGTGCCAGGGGCGCACGGTCGTCGCGGCGGCGCGGCGCCCCGAGGCCGTACCCGATTTCCCGGGTGCGGCCTCCCGCCATGTCCTGCCCTTCGACGCCGCCGACCTCACCGGTCACCGGCGCCTCGTCGAGGAGGCGGAGAGAACAGCGGGGGAGAAGGTCGACATCGCCGTCGTCGCCTTCGGCATCCTCGGCGACCAGGCCCGGGCGGAAGCCGACGAGGCCCACGCCGCCGAGATCGCGACCGTCGACTACACCGCCCAGGTGTCCATGCTCACCGTCCTGGCCGATCACATGGACTCCGGCGACATCGTCGCCTTCAGTTCCGTGGCCGGCTGGCGGGCCCGCCGGGCCAATTACGTCTACGGCTCGACCAAGGCCGGCCTGGACGCCTTCTGCCAGGGCCTGTCGGATCGCCTCCACGGCACGGATCTGCGCCTCTACGTCGCCCGCCCGGGCTTCGTCATCGGTTCCATGACCGAGGGAATGACGCCGGCACCGATGTCGGTGACCCCGGCCCAGGTCGCCGAGGCAGTCGTCGCCCGCGTGCGGGCTGGCCGGCCCGGCACCTTCTGGGTCCCCGGTGCGCTGCGCGTCCTGGCGGGGGTGATGCGGCTGGTCCCGCGCCCGATCTGGCGTCACATGCCGCGGTAG
- the ygiD gene encoding 4,5-DOPA dioxygenase extradiol, giving the protein MTTTNALFVGHGTPMNAIEDNTFTQTWQKLGQEIETNQAPRAILSVSAHWYTRGTGVTAMTNPKTIHDFWGFPPELMAVQYDAPGDPEIAELVKDVAKPDLVESDYNWGLDHGTWSVLKHMFPEAKIPVVQLSIDGTKPYSHHLRLGQKLARLARENNVLIVGSGNVVHNLRMAAPKYGDTGMEWADAFDESAKEIMLASPERFETLLEHEAFQAAVPTPDHFLPLAYVAGVTAGMSESGRAQTVSAFNDMRTWGSLSMTGYQIAS; this is encoded by the coding sequence ATGACAACCACCAACGCACTGTTCGTCGGCCACGGCACCCCGATGAACGCCATCGAGGACAACACCTTCACCCAGACCTGGCAGAAGCTCGGCCAGGAGATCGAGACCAACCAGGCGCCGCGCGCCATCCTCTCGGTGTCCGCGCACTGGTACACCCGGGGCACCGGCGTCACCGCGATGACCAACCCCAAGACCATCCACGACTTCTGGGGCTTCCCGCCGGAGCTCATGGCCGTGCAGTACGACGCCCCGGGCGACCCGGAGATCGCCGAGCTGGTCAAGGACGTCGCCAAGCCCGACCTCGTCGAGTCCGACTACAACTGGGGCCTGGATCACGGCACCTGGTCCGTGCTCAAGCACATGTTCCCGGAGGCGAAGATCCCGGTCGTCCAGCTCTCTATCGACGGCACCAAGCCCTATTCCCACCACCTCCGGCTGGGCCAGAAGCTTGCCCGCCTGGCCCGCGAGAACAACGTGCTCATCGTCGGCTCCGGCAACGTCGTGCACAACCTGCGCATGGCCGCGCCGAAGTACGGCGACACCGGCATGGAGTGGGCCGACGCCTTCGACGAGTCCGCCAAGGAGATCATGCTGGCGTCCCCGGAACGCTTCGAGACCCTCCTGGAGCATGAGGCCTTCCAGGCCGCAGTGCCCACCCCGGACCATTTCCTGCCGCTGGCCTACGTCGCCGGCGTCACCGCCGGGATGAGCGAATCCGGCAGGGCGCAGACCGTCTCCGCCTTCAACGACATGCGCACCTGGGGTTCGCTGTCGATGACCGGCTACCAGATCGCCTCCTAG
- a CDS encoding M24 family metallopeptidase: protein MIAATFDSSVYADRLRRAQRLVGDKGLAGILIGTGPEFAYLTGSWVSSHERLTAVVVTPGSVAVVVPGTDLGDLGEAGRLELDIRAWSDGEDPHQLVADLLAEGPVGLGSSLTADHVIALRSRLRGDFVLATDVLAELFTVKDVAEIEQLAFAGRAIDKVHARVPELLRAGRTEAEVAAELSHLILAEHDAVDFIIVGSGPNGANPHHSFSDRVLRAGDPVVVDVGGSVGVGYHSDCTRTYVVPGAPAPADFLEAYAVLERAQAAGVAAVRPGVTAQQVDRVTREIIAEAGFGDLFTHRTGHGIGLSLHEQPFIIAGNDLELAEGMVFSVEPGMYRPGEWGMRIEDIVVVSDAGAKPLNFQPKMLG, encoded by the coding sequence ATGATTGCAGCAACGTTTGACAGCTCCGTGTACGCCGATCGCCTGCGGCGGGCGCAGCGCCTGGTCGGCGACAAGGGGCTGGCCGGCATCCTCATCGGCACCGGCCCGGAGTTCGCTTATCTGACCGGCAGCTGGGTCTCCTCCCACGAGCGGTTGACGGCGGTCGTCGTCACCCCGGGCTCGGTGGCCGTCGTGGTTCCCGGCACCGACCTCGGCGACCTCGGGGAGGCCGGACGCCTGGAGCTCGACATTCGGGCCTGGTCCGATGGTGAGGATCCGCACCAGCTGGTGGCGGATCTGCTGGCCGAGGGCCCCGTCGGGCTGGGTTCGAGCCTGACCGCCGACCACGTCATCGCGCTGCGCTCGCGTCTGCGCGGAGATTTCGTGCTGGCCACCGATGTGCTGGCGGAACTGTTCACGGTCAAGGACGTCGCCGAGATCGAACAGCTGGCCTTCGCCGGCCGGGCCATCGACAAGGTGCACGCCAGGGTGCCGGAGCTGCTCCGGGCGGGGCGCACGGAGGCCGAGGTGGCCGCGGAGCTGAGCCACCTCATTCTGGCGGAGCACGATGCGGTGGACTTCATCATCGTCGGCTCCGGCCCGAACGGCGCCAACCCGCACCATTCCTTCTCCGACCGGGTGCTCCGGGCCGGGGATCCGGTGGTCGTCGACGTCGGCGGCTCGGTCGGAGTGGGCTACCACTCGGACTGCACCCGCACCTACGTCGTCCCGGGAGCGCCGGCGCCCGCGGATTTCCTCGAGGCTTACGCGGTGCTGGAGCGGGCGCAGGCGGCCGGTGTCGCGGCGGTGCGCCCGGGCGTGACGGCGCAGCAGGTGGACCGGGTCACCCGCGAGATCATCGCGGAGGCGGGCTTCGGTGACCTCTTCACGCACCGGACCGGTCACGGCATCGGTCTTTCCCTCCATGAGCAGCCATTCATCATCGCCGGCAACGACCTGGAACTGGCCGAGGGCATGGTGTTCTCGGTGGAGCCGGGGATGTACCGCCCGGGCGAGTGGGGGATGAGGATTGAGGACATCGTCGTCGTCTCCGACGCGGGCGCCAAACCCTTGAATTTTCAACCAAAGATGTTAGGGTAG
- a CDS encoding trypsin-like peptidase domain-containing protein, which produces MARPVTVKFTQHQSYCSGVLIADDLAPAPARASDLVLTCGHFFRGRRVEDGIRAASGPMFTSDVVDWANIPGTDLAVVRLAAPAPPRDLPGLAHRRPRPFSACATHGFGGGRRTAVEKIGCVVGWLPFSMSRDLGTVVAHPALTYSAPKVVKGDSGAPVIVDGEVAAVQSLVLDPLGRNLGVATVGMVGPMRRQLAAAVEILRARQRA; this is translated from the coding sequence ATGGCCCGACCCGTCACCGTGAAGTTCACCCAGCACCAGTCCTACTGCTCCGGCGTGCTCATCGCCGACGACCTCGCCCCCGCCCCCGCCCGGGCCAGCGACCTGGTCCTGACCTGTGGACATTTCTTTCGCGGTCGCCGTGTCGAGGACGGTATCCGCGCCGCCAGCGGCCCAATGTTCACCAGTGACGTCGTCGACTGGGCCAACATCCCCGGCACTGACCTCGCCGTCGTCCGGCTTGCCGCCCCCGCCCCGCCCCGGGACCTGCCCGGGCTGGCCCACCGCCGCCCTCGCCCCTTCAGCGCCTGCGCGACGCACGGCTTCGGCGGCGGGCGCCGCACCGCGGTGGAGAAGATCGGCTGTGTCGTGGGCTGGCTGCCCTTCTCCATGTCGCGCGATCTGGGCACCGTGGTCGCCCACCCCGCGCTGACCTACAGCGCGCCGAAGGTGGTCAAGGGCGACTCGGGCGCGCCGGTCATCGTCGACGGCGAGGTCGCCGCCGTCCAGTCCTTGGTGCTCGATCCCCTCGGCCGGAATCTGGGCGTGGCCACGGTCGGCATGGTCGGCCCGATGCGCCGACAACTGGCCGCGGCCGTGGAGATACTCCGGGCCCGCCAGCGCGCCTAG
- a CDS encoding DEAD/DEAH box helicase encodes MSYLDEFTAGLAFPLDDFQLEGCQAVEEGHGVLVCAPTGAGKTIVGEFAVALALSQGTKCFYTTPIKALSNQKYHDLVAVHGAESVGLLTGDVSINAQAEVVVMTTEVLRNMIYAQSSALDRLTHVVMDEIHYLADRERGAVWEEIILNLDESVNIIGLSATVSNSEEFGDWLATVRGDTRVIVSDHRPVPLDQWMLVGRRIYPLFEPGTDDVNIALENRIERIQSTDTSGEDYREGRGFRARSAQSRGQADGHSGRFGRDARSGPPRQEDKFQPVGRPDVVKVLEGQNMLPAIFFIFSRAGCDGALAQCHRSRLVMTDQEESEEIKRIIDAGVEGIPEEDLEVLRFRQWRSVLSRGFAAHHAGMLPAFRHIVEELFVKGLVRVVFATETLALGINMPARTVVLEKLVKYDGESHVDLTPGQYTQLTGRAGRRGIDTMGNAVVQWSPAMDPRAVAGLASTRTYPLISTFAPGYNMAINLLAMNGFEGSVRLLEKSFAQYQSDGSIVDDVRTIERTERKLSDLRAQLPYDDADVDAVMEYVDLRAELSAEEKAQRRYSMEQRELETTTVLAKLQVGDVIAMPGKKHPILATVVTPASQARDPRPWVTTERGWSGRIDAAGFANPPVVVGRMRLPKNVTHHPRKNTRFVVEAFRRDSFDRPKKMRTQARVRDSKKVVALREALHNHPVHNWKAVEREQAAHLGAKIHRAENDLARLRGKVSEASDTLGRHFERIIDLLTELDYVGVESGEPHVTDEGERLALIHNASDLLVAQCLKRGIWDDLDPAELAGVVSMCAFEPRKTTHGEPSAPTDPMVDAMNGTERVWEQLASDERRHQLPTSPMPEAQFALAMHQWTAGAPLGYCLAAAAESGAELTPGDFVRSVLQVIDLLEQVAKTAYSDDTRRTARRAIDAARRGVVAIGT; translated from the coding sequence ATGAGCTACCTCGACGAATTCACCGCCGGTCTCGCGTTCCCGCTGGATGACTTCCAGTTGGAGGGATGTCAGGCGGTCGAGGAGGGTCACGGTGTCCTGGTCTGCGCCCCCACCGGAGCGGGCAAGACCATCGTCGGCGAGTTCGCGGTCGCTCTGGCGCTGTCCCAGGGCACGAAGTGCTTCTACACCACGCCGATCAAGGCGCTGAGCAACCAGAAGTACCACGACCTGGTCGCCGTCCACGGCGCCGAGTCCGTCGGGCTGCTGACCGGGGACGTTTCCATCAACGCGCAAGCCGAGGTCGTCGTCATGACCACCGAGGTGCTGCGCAACATGATCTACGCCCAGTCCTCGGCCCTGGATCGCCTCACCCACGTCGTCATGGACGAGATCCACTATCTCGCCGACCGCGAGCGCGGCGCGGTGTGGGAGGAGATAATCCTCAACCTGGACGAGTCGGTCAACATCATCGGCCTGTCGGCGACGGTGTCGAACTCGGAGGAGTTCGGCGACTGGCTGGCCACCGTCCGCGGCGATACGCGGGTCATCGTCTCCGATCATCGCCCGGTGCCGCTGGATCAGTGGATGCTCGTGGGTCGGCGCATCTACCCGTTGTTCGAGCCGGGCACCGACGACGTCAACATCGCCCTGGAGAACCGCATCGAGCGAATCCAGTCCACCGACACCTCGGGCGAGGATTACCGGGAGGGGCGTGGCTTCCGCGCCCGCAGCGCGCAATCGCGGGGCCAGGCGGACGGCCACTCCGGGCGTTTCGGGCGCGACGCGCGCAGCGGCCCGCCCCGCCAGGAGGACAAGTTCCAGCCGGTGGGCCGACCGGACGTGGTCAAGGTGCTGGAGGGGCAGAACATGCTTCCGGCCATCTTTTTCATCTTCTCCCGCGCCGGCTGCGACGGCGCCCTGGCCCAATGCCACCGTTCCCGCCTGGTGATGACCGACCAGGAGGAATCCGAGGAGATCAAGCGCATCATCGACGCCGGCGTGGAGGGCATCCCGGAGGAGGACCTCGAGGTCCTGCGGTTCCGCCAGTGGCGCAGCGTGCTCTCCCGCGGTTTCGCCGCCCACCATGCGGGTATGCTGCCGGCGTTCCGCCACATCGTCGAGGAGCTGTTCGTCAAAGGGCTGGTGCGCGTCGTCTTCGCCACCGAGACCCTGGCCCTGGGAATCAACATGCCGGCGCGCACCGTCGTGCTGGAGAAACTGGTCAAGTACGACGGGGAGTCCCACGTCGACCTGACGCCGGGGCAGTACACCCAGCTGACCGGGCGGGCCGGTCGTCGCGGCATCGACACCATGGGCAACGCCGTGGTGCAGTGGTCCCCGGCGATGGATCCGCGAGCGGTGGCTGGTCTGGCGTCGACACGCACCTACCCGCTGATCTCGACGTTCGCCCCCGGCTACAACATGGCCATCAACTTGCTGGCGATGAACGGCTTCGAGGGGTCGGTGCGGCTGCTGGAGAAGTCCTTCGCCCAGTACCAGTCGGACGGCTCCATCGTAGACGACGTGCGCACCATCGAGCGCACCGAGCGCAAGCTCAGCGATCTGCGCGCCCAGCTACCCTATGACGACGCTGACGTCGACGCCGTCATGGAGTACGTCGATCTGCGCGCCGAACTCTCTGCGGAGGAGAAGGCCCAGCGCCGCTACTCGATGGAGCAGCGGGAGCTGGAGACAACGACCGTGCTGGCCAAACTCCAGGTCGGGGACGTCATCGCCATGCCGGGCAAGAAGCACCCGATTCTGGCCACCGTCGTCACCCCGGCCAGCCAGGCCAGGGATCCGCGACCCTGGGTGACCACCGAACGCGGCTGGTCCGGGCGCATCGACGCCGCGGGCTTCGCCAACCCGCCGGTGGTCGTCGGGCGCATGCGGCTGCCCAAAAACGTCACCCATCACCCGCGGAAGAACACCCGCTTCGTCGTCGAGGCTTTTCGGCGCGACAGTTTTGACCGCCCGAAGAAGATGCGCACCCAAGCGCGCGTCCGGGACTCCAAGAAGGTCGTGGCGCTGCGGGAGGCGCTGCACAACCACCCCGTGCACAACTGGAAGGCCGTGGAACGCGAGCAGGCCGCCCACCTCGGCGCGAAGATACACCGCGCGGAGAATGATCTGGCCCGCCTGCGCGGCAAGGTCTCGGAGGCGTCGGACACGCTCGGCCGCCACTTCGAGCGCATCATCGACCTGCTGACGGAGCTGGACTACGTGGGCGTCGAGAGCGGGGAACCGCACGTCACCGACGAGGGCGAGCGCCTCGCGCTCATCCACAACGCCTCGGACCTGCTCGTCGCCCAGTGCCTCAAGCGCGGCATCTGGGACGACCTGGACCCCGCGGAGCTGGCGGGCGTGGTCTCCATGTGCGCCTTCGAGCCGCGCAAGACCACGCACGGTGAGCCGAGCGCGCCGACCGACCCGATGGTCGACGCCATGAACGGCACCGAGCGGGTGTGGGAACAGCTCGCCTCGGACGAGCGCCGGCACCAGCTGCCGACCTCCCCGATGCCGGAGGCGCAGTTCGCCCTGGCCATGCACCAGTGGACCGCGGGCGCGCCGTTGGGCTACTGCCTGGCCGCGGCCGCCGAATCCGGCGCGGAGCTGACCCCGGGCGACTTCGTCCGGTCGGTCCTGCAGGTCATCGATCTGCTGGAGCAGGTGGCCAAGACCGCCTACTCCGACGACACCCGGCGCACGGCCCGGCGCGCCATCGACGCCGCCCGTCGCGGGGTGGTGGCGATCGGCACCTAG
- the tatC gene encoding twin-arginine translocase subunit TatC: MSSSEQSLSASASAESRRRFARKKRRRKANPTGDMALVEHLRELRRRVIISVLALLAGTILGFIWYAWSPPGVQTLGEIMRGPYCSLPQEMRADFSNDGECRLLATSPFEMFLLRMKVGALAGLVVSSPVWLYQIWAFITPGLHKGERRWTMSFVAIAVTLFVAGALLAYFIIDIGLEFLLTIGEEAQIAALTGGQYYNFVLALIVIFGVSFELPLIIMMLNIVGLLHYDAIQGKRSYVVIGVFIFAALLTPGGEPFSMLIMAVAVNILVELSFQFVRFNDKRTGYDEIAGWSDLDDEEASELDYTPDAVERAAPIAGGGSTPASASPRPSAGPAPSRQDDRPAAGPAAQESFGPGTFDDVL; encoded by the coding sequence ATGTCCTCCTCCGAGCAGTCCCTCTCTGCTTCCGCCTCGGCTGAATCGAGGCGTCGTTTCGCGCGCAAGAAGCGTCGCCGGAAGGCGAACCCGACGGGTGACATGGCGCTCGTCGAGCACCTGCGCGAGCTCCGTCGCCGGGTGATCATCTCCGTGCTCGCGCTGCTGGCCGGCACGATCCTCGGTTTCATCTGGTACGCCTGGTCCCCGCCGGGGGTTCAGACCCTCGGTGAGATCATGCGCGGACCCTACTGTTCGCTGCCGCAGGAAATGCGTGCGGACTTCTCCAACGACGGGGAGTGCCGCCTCCTGGCCACCAGCCCCTTCGAGATGTTCCTGCTGCGCATGAAGGTGGGTGCCCTGGCGGGCCTGGTCGTGTCCTCCCCGGTCTGGCTGTACCAGATCTGGGCGTTCATCACGCCGGGTCTGCACAAGGGCGAGCGCCGCTGGACGATGTCCTTCGTCGCCATCGCGGTCACGCTGTTCGTCGCCGGCGCCCTGCTGGCCTACTTCATCATCGACATCGGCCTGGAGTTTCTCCTGACCATCGGTGAAGAGGCACAGATCGCGGCGCTGACGGGCGGCCAGTACTACAACTTCGTCCTGGCGCTCATCGTCATCTTCGGCGTGAGCTTCGAGCTGCCGCTGATCATCATGATGCTCAACATCGTCGGCCTGCTGCACTACGACGCCATCCAGGGCAAGCGCAGCTACGTCGTCATCGGGGTGTTCATCTTCGCCGCGCTGCTGACCCCGGGCGGTGAGCCCTTCTCCATGCTCATCATGGCGGTGGCCGTCAACATCCTCGTGGAGCTGTCCTTCCAATTCGTGCGCTTCAACGACAAGCGCACCGGCTACGACGAAATTGCTGGTTGGAGCGACCTCGACGACGAGGAGGCCTCCGAGCTCGACTACACCCCGGATGCGGTTGAACGTGCGGCCCCGATCGCCGGCGGCGGTTCCACCCCCGCCTCCGCGTCGCCACGCCCGAGTGCGGGACCGGCGCCGTCGCGCCAGGACGACAGGCCGGCGGCGGGACCCGCCGCTCAGGAATCCTTCGGCCCCGGTACTTTCGACGACGTCCTCTAG
- the tatA gene encoding Sec-independent protein translocase subunit TatA produces the protein MNLGPWEIIAILVVIVLLFGAKKLPDLARSVGRSARIFKSEVKEMKNDDQPQAPAAAQQNDAEFWDSPENQPRQIEQQQPAQDPRLQQPQQPYQQHPNQNNQ, from the coding sequence ATGAACTTGGGACCCTGGGAAATCATCGCCATTCTGGTCGTGATCGTGCTTCTCTTCGGCGCAAAGAAGCTGCCGGACCTGGCCCGCTCCGTGGGACGCTCCGCACGCATCTTCAAGTCCGAGGTCAAGGAAATGAAGAATGACGACCAGCCGCAGGCCCCGGCCGCGGCCCAGCAGAACGACGCGGAATTCTGGGACTCCCCGGAGAACCAGCCCCGCCAGATCGAGCAGCAGCAGCCGGCGCAGGACCCGCGCCTCCAGCAGCCGCAGCAGCCGTACCAGCAGCACCCGAACCAGAACAACCAGTAA
- a CDS encoding helix-turn-helix transcriptional regulator, whose translation MSEPSPARRGESPEKLDDVVRALNLLPYFRAHPHRSVFEAARDLGREPKELLQDLARLHTSGVGRHTEEMFDLVYDYRAVTIIEDQGLGHALRLTPTEAGTLLLMLETLENSPGLVDRQAVESAARKLRGIMDTHATAIYDAMADPDPEEATHQALVAEALESGRRLRFDYFSLSSNTSRPRRVDPVSVFVRDGETYLEGVDVDVVPGEGDSGYRTYRLDRMGDLVVLDEEAQSHPSTLGEDFGFGHVAEIRIRSDATWLVHYEPITLGEERGDGWFDAHLRYGSEEWLIRFCLGQADRLTVVGPESLVRAVARRAQSGLDRYYEPSGGK comes from the coding sequence GTGAGCGAGCCGAGCCCAGCACGCCGCGGCGAATCGCCCGAGAAGCTCGACGACGTCGTCCGCGCCCTCAACCTGCTGCCGTATTTCCGGGCCCACCCGCACCGCTCCGTCTTCGAGGCCGCCCGCGATCTCGGCCGCGAGCCCAAGGAGCTGCTCCAGGACCTGGCCCGCCTCCACACCAGCGGCGTCGGCCGGCACACCGAGGAGATGTTCGACCTCGTCTACGACTACCGCGCCGTGACCATCATCGAGGACCAGGGGCTGGGTCACGCGCTGCGTCTGACCCCGACCGAGGCCGGCACGCTGCTGCTCATGCTGGAGACCCTGGAGAATTCCCCGGGCCTGGTCGACCGCCAGGCCGTGGAGTCCGCCGCCCGGAAGCTGCGGGGAATCATGGACACCCACGCCACCGCCATCTATGACGCGATGGCCGATCCCGACCCGGAGGAGGCCACCCACCAGGCGCTGGTCGCCGAGGCGCTGGAATCAGGCCGCCGCCTCCGCTTCGACTACTTCAGCCTTTCCTCCAACACCTCCCGCCCGCGCCGCGTGGACCCGGTGTCGGTGTTCGTCCGGGACGGGGAAACCTACCTGGAGGGCGTCGACGTTGATGTGGTGCCCGGGGAGGGGGACAGCGGCTACCGCACCTACCGCCTCGACCGGATGGGCGACCTCGTCGTCCTCGACGAGGAGGCGCAGTCGCACCCGTCGACCCTGGGGGAGGATTTCGGTTTCGGGCACGTCGCCGAGATCCGGATCCGATCCGACGCGACGTGGCTGGTCCACTACGAGCCGATCACCCTCGGCGAGGAGCGCGGGGATGGGTGGTTTGACGCGCACCTGCGATATGGTTCCGAGGAGTGGTTGATTCGTTTCTGCCTCGGTCAGGCGGACCGTTTAACCGTGGTGGGACCGGAATCACTCGTTCGGGCGGTTGCTCGCCGAGCGCAATCGGGCCTGGACCGATATTATGAGCCGTCGGGCGGAAAGTGA